One Microbacterium marinum genomic window, GGTCGAACACGAGCGTGTGCGAACCGGGGCTCTTGGCGATGCACACCTGCCCCTGTCCGGAGAGCACGGCCAGGCGGACCGTCTCGTCGATCTGGTCGCGCACCTCGTCCATGAAGCCTCGTGCCCGCTGGCTGAGCGTCTGCGCGTGGTCATAGGCCTGCCCGACCTCCCAGGCGCGCAGTCCCAGACTCAGCCGCAGGTCGGCGTCGCGCTCCACCCAGCCGCGATCGATGAGGGCTCCCAGCACGTGATGCACGCTCGACTTGGGCAGTCCCAGGCTCGACGCGATGGTCGTGAGGGTCTGGCCCTCTTCGGCGTCCGCGAGCAGTTCGAGAACGCGCAGGGCCCGGTCTGCGGCCGGCGCGGTGATTTTCGAGGAGGCGTCGTCTGGCATTCATCTTCCGTTCGATATGTCGAATGGCTGTTGCTTTGGCTGAACGGTACTGGGAACCCTACTGGGCACCCATCGGCGATGTCCACCGAACCGCTGCTCGACCGAGCGCCCGGCGGTCCTGCCGGATAGCTACGGCGAGTGCGGCTTGCGCCGCGTCGGCTTTCGGGCTTAGTCTGCACGATACAGCATATGAAAATCCGGTTCCAGATGTGGAACAGAATGGTGAACAATGTCTCTGCCCCTCCCCACCACCGCGACGCACGCCGCCGCCCCGGCGGCGACGATGAGCGCGCTCGTCCTCGAGGACTACGGTCGCATGGTCGTGGCGCAGCGGCCGGTCCCCGTCGTCGGCGATGGCGAGGTGCGGGTGCGTGTGCACGGCGTCGGCATCTGCGGCTCGGATCTGCACGGTTTCACCGGCGCAAACGGCCGGCGCTTTCCCGGGCAGGTCATGGGTCACGAAGCGGTCGGCACCGTGGATGCCGTCGGCGCAGGCGTGACATCTTTCACGGGGGGCGAGCGAGTCGTCGTCAATCCGACGCTTGCCTGCCAGGCGTGCGACTGGTGCGCACGCGGCCAGCAGCACATCTGCCCGCAGCGGCGCGTGCTCGGTGTCGACCCGACTCTGTCCAGTGCCTTCGCGGAGTTCTTCGTCGTGCCCGAGCGCAACCTCATCCCGTTCGACGGCATCCTGCTGCACGGGGCACTCGTCGAGCCGCTGGCCGTCGGCTACCACGCCGCCCGGCGCGCGGGCGTGAGCGCTGGAGACACCGTCGCCGTCATCGGCGGAGGACCGATCGGTCAGGCCGCCGCGCTCGCCTGCATCCGTCTGGGGGCCGCCCGCGTGATCGTCGGCGAACCGCGCGAGGCGCGCCGGCGGCTGCTCGAGGACATCGGCGCAGAGACATTCGATCCGTTCACCGCGAGCGCCCCGCTCGGCGCCGGAGAAGCGGATGCCGCGATCGACGCGGTCGGTGCGAGCGAGACCATCCTCACCGCGCTCGAACTGACAGCTCCCGGTGGCACGGTCGTGCTCGTCGGGATGGATGCGCCCGCCGTCGAACTGCAGGCATACCCCCTGACCACACAGGAGCGCTCGCTCGTCGGCGCCTTCTGCTACACCGCCGAGGAATTCGCCGAGACGGCGGCCTGGGCGGCCACGGTGCCCGAGACCCTCGATCGGCTGATCGAGCGAGCGGTCCCGCTCGACGACGGTCCTGCGGCCTTCGAAGAGCTCACCGACCCCGAACGCCTCGCCGGGAAGATCATCATCGAGTTCCCCGCGAAGCCCGAGAGCGCCGGACCACCGGCTTCCTCTTAACCGTCCTGCACGACCCGAGTTACCAATCATCCAATGGAGGATCGCATGTCACAGTTCATGTCGAGTCGTCTCACCCGGCTCGCCGGGGTGTCACTCGTCGCGGCGCTGGCCCTCACGGGCTGCTCCGCGCAGAGCGAGGAGGCGCCCAACAGCACCGGTGAGGTGAGTGGGGAGCTGAGCATCGCCACCACGAGCGACGTCGGCATCGGCGCGCTCATCGAATCGTTCGAGAAGGAGACCGGGGTCGGCTTCGAGACCACGTTCGCCGAGGCGGGCGCGCTCAACGAGCAGCTCTCGCTGCAGATCAACGGCGGGACCGCACCCGACATCTTCCGCTCCGCGCCGGGCTGGGCGGCACCGTCCTCGGTGCTCAACCTCGCCGCCATCGGCGCCGTGCGCGACCTCTCCGGTGAGGACTGGACCGCGAACGTGCCGAAGGCGTTCGACTCGCTGCAGGTCTACGAGGGTGGCACCTACGCCTACCCCACGTTCGGGCAGGCCATCCTCGCCTTCTACAACATCAGCGTCTTCGAGGAGGTCGGCGTCACCCCGCCCACCACGTGGGATGAGCTGATCGAGGTCTCCGACAAGCTCAAGGCCGCAGGCAAGGTGCCGATCTCGCTCGGCTTCGCCGACAACTACGTGACGCAGTTCATCACCTACGCGCTCTCGGCCTCCCTGGTCAACGGCGCCGAGCCTGACTTCTACGAAGAGCTCGACGCAGGCAAGACCACGTTCGCGGAGTCGGACGGGTGGCGCGAGACCTTCGAGAAGATCGTGAGCCTGATCGACGACGGCTACACCACCGCCGACCCGCTCGGCACCCCTGGTGACCCGGCGATGCAGGCGGTCGGCAACGGCGATGCCGCGATCGTCATCATGCCCTCGGGCGCCTCGCCGAACCTCGCCAAGATGACCGAGGGCGGCTGGGACAACCTGGGCATCTTCGCCTTTCCCGCCACGAACTCGGCTGACGACACGTTCATCCCGTTCAGCCCCGACTTCCTCGTCGTCAGCAGCAAGACCGAGAACCCGGATGCCGCTCTCGCGTTCCTAGACCACATCTCCCAGCCCGACAACGCGGCGGCATTCGCCGAGGCGCAGGGCGCCATCCCCGCGCTGACCAACGCGACGCCGGTCGACAACCAGCTCAACACCGCCATCCAGGTCTACCTGGATGAGGAGCGCACCACGCCGTTCGCCAACCACATCTGGCCCGGCGGAGAGGTCGCCGCGGCGCTCATGGCAGGCTTGCAGCAGGTCGTCCAGGGCGATAAGGACATCGACGGGCTGCTCGCCGACCTCGACACCGCCTATGCCGGAGTCAAGCGTTGACGATGACCGCCATCCCGAGGAGCCCTGCGGAGGCGCAGGGCTCCTCGGAGCGACCTGCCCGCAAGCAGAACCGGGTGTTCCGCCTCAACCGGGTGCCGCAGTGGTTTCTGCTGCCGGCCCTCATCTTCTACATCGTCGTCGTGCTGTACCCGAGCGTCGCGGGCAGCGTGCTCGCCTTCACCGACGCCAGAACGCTGCGCGGCGGCGACTGGGTCGGTTTCGAGAACTTCGTCACCATCCTGCAGAACGAGGCCGCTCGCGCCGCGCTGCTGAACACGCTCACGATCGCCGTCACCCTCACGATCGTGCAGACCACGCTGGGTCTGCTGCTGGCGGTCGCGCTGAACAGCGCCATCCGCGGACGCAACCTGCTGCGCACCATCTTCTTCGCCCCGATGATGCTGCCCCCGATCATCACCGGTCTGCTGTGGCAGTACATCTACACGCCGAACGGTCCGCTCGACTCCGCGATGGACTTCCTGGGATTGGGTGATTTCAAGGCCAGCTGGCTCGGTGACGCGAACATCGCCCTGTGGTCGATCATCGGCAGCGTCATCTGGCATCACGTCGGCATGTCGATGGTGATCTACCTCGCCGGACTGCAGGGCATCCCCGACGAGCTCTACGAAGCCGCCGCTGTCGACGGCGCGGGGCCGATGCGCAGGTTCTGGAGCATCACCCGCCCGCTGCTGGGCCAGGCGACCACGATCGCCACCGTGCTCACCATGACTTCGTCGCTCAAGCTGTTCGATCAGATCTTCGTGATGACCGGCGGCGGCCCCGGGGTATCGACCCAGACGCTGTCGCTCATCATGTACCAGGAGGCGTTCGTGTACGGCAAGCAGGGCTACGGCTCGGCCATCGCCCTCGTACTGACCATGATCGTCGCAGCCATCGTCTTCGTGCAGATGAGCATGACCCGCCGAGGGGAGCAGGAGGCTTGAGTACCATGACCCTCACTGTCCCGAAGAGCGAGGCTGCGCCCCGCAGACGGCGGATCCGACACGGCTACGGTCGTCCGCTGCTCGAAGTGGTCATGGTCCTGGTGACCGTGGCGTACCTGTTCCCGCTGTACATCATGCTGACGATGTCGTTCAAGACGCCGGTCGAGATCGCCGAGTCGTCGGTCGCCCTGCCCAAGGGGCTGTTCCTCGACAACTACGCCACGGCGTGGTCACAGGCGAACCTCGGCCGGGCGCTGCTGAACAGCGCGCTCATCACGAGCGTCAGCATCACCCTCGTCGTGATCGTCGGCGCAATGGCGGGGTACGCCATCGCACGCGGCAACCGCCGCACCAGCACGCCGAAGCTGATGCTGTTCATGCTCGGCCTGATGATCCCCGGCCAGCTCGGCATGGTGCCGCTGTACAACCTGATGCGCGACGCCGGTCTGCTGCAGAGCTATTGGTCGCTGATCATTTTCTACGCGGGGTCGATGATGCCCCTGACGGTGTTCCTGTACACCGGGTTCCTGCGGGCCCAGTCGTCGACATACGAAGAGGCGGCGCGCATCGACGGTGCCGGCTGGTGGCGCTCGTTCTGGCATGTCGTGTTCCCGCTGCTGCGGCCGGTCACCGGCACCGTGATCATCGTCAACGCGATCAACATCTGGAACGACTTCCTCACTCCGCTGCTGTACGTGTCCGGTTCGGCGAACCGCACGCTGCCTGTCGCCGTGTTCTCGTTCCAGGGCGAGTTCGCCAGTGAGTGGGGCCTGATCTTCGCCGGCATGGTGATCGCGGCGCTGCCGGTGCTCATCGTCTACTTCTTCCTGCAGCGGCACATCATCCACGGCTTCGCCGGCGGACTGAAGGGATGAGCGCGCTCGTCCCCATCGCGTCCACGACGCACCAGCCGGTGCGCGTGGGTGACGGCCGCAACCTCTCGGACGGCACGACGCAGACCCTCAGCACGCTGTTCACGCACGAGCTGCTGAGGCCCGCCGACAGCATCCGGCTCGTCTTCGCGAACTGGTACGACACCGACGGCGACAGCCTGCCCGGTACCGACCCGATCCGGGTCCGTGCCGAGGTGCGGGCGGGCGGCATCCTGCCGGTGACGTTCGACGGACGCGATCACGTCAGGATCGAACCAGGAGAGACCGTGCTGTCCGACCCCGTGCCGCTCGATCCGCACGGCGGTGTGGGGACGGATCGGATGCGACTGTCGACCTGCACGGTCGTCTCAGTGGCGCGAGGCGGGCGGTTCCCGCTCGGTTCGAGCACAGACGCCTCCTCGGGGGAAGGGGTCGCGGTGGGAGACCTTCGCGGCCGGGCCGTGCCCACGGCATCCGTCTACGGATACGGGCCGTGGCAGCTGCTCGCCGAGGGACCGACTGCAGGGTCGCTGCTGCTCGTGGTGGGCGACTCGAACGGGGTCGGCTTCGGCGACCGCCGAGGCGGCGCCGAGCACTTCGGCTGGGTGCGCCGCCGGTTCGACGGACGCAGCGATGTGATGAACATCTCGGTCAGCGGCGCGCGTCTCGAGAACAGCATGACACCGGCGCAGCTGGCGCTGCGGCTGGCGCAGGTGCAGTGGTCGTTGCCGACCGCCGTGATCACGGCGCTCGGCACGAATGACATCCGTTGCGGGGGGCCGGGGGTCGAGGAGGTGCGAGAGCGGATGCTAAATCACTGGGGCGTGCTGGCCACCGTTGCGCCGCGCCTGATCGCGACCACGGTGCCGCCCGCGACGACGAGCATCGACGGCTGGCACACGCTCGAGGGGCAGCGGCTCGATCACGGCAATGACACCCGCCTCATCATCAACGACTGGCTGCGGACCGTTCCCGCCCCGCTCGACGCCGTGTTCGATCTCGCCGCAGCCGTCGAGGCCGAGCCCGGGCTGTGGCGGCCCCGTCTCACAGAGGACGGTGTCCACCCCAGCCCTGAGGGTCACGCGGCGATCGCCGAGGCGGCGCGCGAGTTCGTGTTCGAGGCGGCGGTCGTCGAAGAGAGCCGTCAGCTCACCTGACCGATCTTCGAGAAGAAGTCCTCGAGAAGATCCCGCGTGTCCAGAGGATCTGCTGAAGCGGATGGAGGACGCCTTCCAAGGCTGACGCACAGAGTCCGAGAGGGCCCCCGGAAGGTGCGCCCTCTCGCATATCCGGGTGACGATCAGCGCGGTACCGCGGTGGAATCGCGGACGATCAGCACCGGGGGGTCAGCCTCGATGACGGTGCGCGCTCCGCCTTCGGCGAGCCGCAGCAGGGTCCGGGCAGACAGTTGGCCGAATGCATGGATGTCACGGCTCATGGCAGTCAGCGGCGGGCGGGTGATGCGGCAGAGCACGGAATCGTCGCCGGCCAGCACGGCGACATTTTCGGGGATGCGTACGCCGCGCGCGGTGAGACCCTCGACGGCACCTGCGGCCATCACATCGTTGTCGAACGTGATCGCCGTCGGGGCGCCGTCGACGTCCAGCAACTCGTTGACGGCGGCCGCACCGCCCTCCCGCGAGAAGTCGGCACTGACCACCGACGGTGAGCCGCCCGCGTCGACCACGGCTGAAAGAAACGCCGCCGTCCTTCTTTGGGTATGCGAAAATCCGGCGGGACCGGCGACTCTGCCGATGCGCCGGTGGCCAAGCGCGACGAGGTGGTCGACGGCCCCCTGAATCACCGCAGACTCGTCAGTCCACAACACGGCATGGCCACCGGCGTCGTCGGGATGTGCAAGCGCCAGAGCTGTGAAACCGAGTTCGTCGACGAGCTCCAGCCGCGGGTCGTCTGGGACGAGCACGTCGACCAGCAGGACCGCGCTGACCCGGCCGCTTTCGTGCCAGCGGTGATAGGCATCGAGTTCAGATGACATATCGGGCACGACCTGCAGGATGAGTGCCCAGTCGTGCGCAGTGAGCACGTCTTCGAGGCCTGCCATGAAGTCGTTGTAGAAGGCCTCGATCCCCAGCGTCCTCACCGACCGGCGCAGCACGAGCCCGACCGCCGTCCGCTCCCGGTCAGCGGCGCTCCTCGTCCTCGTGATCATGCTCAGCAGTATCACGCATTCCGCGGATCGCAGAGATCGTTCGCCGAGCGCAGCACCCTCGGATCCGTGAACGCCGCGGGTTCCAGGCCGGGCCGGGCCTGAACCCGGATCTCCGCGACCTCGCCCGGCAGCAGTGTGAGCAGCCCGTCTTGGGCCCGGGCCCCGGCATCCACTTTGTCGGCGAGGACCGTCAGATCCTTGACCAGACTCCGAGCCTCGACGCGGACCGCGTACCCGCCAGGCACCTCTGTCGCGGACGCAGCGACGGCGTCCGACTGCAGAAGGAGTGCAGGGTCTTCGGCGAAATACCAGAATGCCCGCTCGCCACTGTCTGCGATCACGGCGGCGAACTCGGCGGAAGAGTCGGCGACGGATGCGATGGATGCGGGAACGGTGATCACTGTCGCGCTGCGGGCATCGACCTCGACGGGCATTCGCTCCTGGGCGAGTATCTCGCCGAGGAGCGAGCGGCGTGTCAGTGTCACGGTCGTCGACAGGGCTTCCGCGGCGTCGTTGTGCAGCACCGCAACCAGAGCCCCTTCGCGGGGCTGAATCGTCAGCAGCCGGTCGGCGTAGACGCGTCGGAGCGCGTGCCAGAGCGGCTTGCGATGGCGCATGCTGTCGACGGCCGCCCAGGACACGACGGGCCAGCAGTCGTTCAGCTGCCAGACGATCGATCCGCGGTTCAACGGGAACAGCGACCGGAAATGCTCGATACCGTAGGCCACCGCCCGCGCCTGATTCAGCTGCATCGTCCAGTGCCAGTCCTCGTAAGAGTCCGGCTGCGGCAGGTGCTCGCCGAGGCCGCGCTGCAGCTTGCCGTTGCCGTCATCGGCCTTCTGATGCACGAGCATGTTCGGACCGAAAGGATCGCGCGGCTCGTCGTGTACGGCGTACTCCAGGGTTGACCAGGCGGGCGGCCCCTGGAAGCCGAACTCCGACACGAACCGCGGCCGGTAGTCGCGATAGTGGGTGTAGTCGACGCGGTTCCACACGTCCCAGATGTGCATGGTGCCGTGCGCATCGTCGTTGGGGTGCACGTAGCGGCTGAACGAGAACGGGCTGCCCTCGGAGTAGGGCGTGTTCGGCGCGAGCTGCCGGACGATGCGAGGAAACAGATCGATGTAATACCCCTCGCCCCAGGTCATGGCACCCAGCTGCGAGCGCCAGTTCCAATCGATGTAGCCCCAGATGTTCTCATTGCCGCCGTTCCACACCACGAGACTCGGATGCGCGGTGAGTCGGGTCACGGCCTCGACGGCCTCGGCTTCGAACTCCGACCACAGCGCGTCGTCCTCCGCATAGGCTGCGCAGGCGAGCAGGAAGTCCTGCCAGACGAGGATGCCGTTCTCGTCGCAGAGATCGTAGAAGTCCTCCGACTCGTAGATGCCCCCTCCCCAGACCCGCAGCATGTTCATGTTCGACTCGAGGGCATCGGTGATGCTCTTCTGCAGCGTGTCGCGAGTGATGCGCGGGAAGAACACGTCGTCCGGGATCCAGTTCGCGCCGCGGATGTAGACGTCCTCACCGTTGACGATGATGCGGAACGCGCTGCCCTGCTCGTCGGGCGCGACGTCGATCTCGACGCTGCGGAACCCGATCCGGCGGGTCCAATGGGACAGCTCGTCGCCTGTTTCGCTCAGCAGGCGCACGTCGAGCTCGTGACGGGTCTGCTCGCCGTAGCCACGCGGCCACCACAGGGCGGCGCCGGGCGCGTCGATCGTTGTGGATGCAGAGGTCTGCCCGGGGCCGAGGGCCACGAGCGCCGTCTGACCCGCCACCTCGACCGCGAGCTCCGCGCCGGCTGCGGGCTCGGTGTCAGCCCACTCGACGTCGACATGGACGGTCACGGTCGGCACCCCGTCGATGACGTCGACAAGGGGACGCACCGCGGCGATCCGCGCGCCGGACCAGGAGTGGATGCCGATCGGCTTCCAGATCCCGACCGAGGCGAGGTCGGGACCCCAGTCCCAGCCGAAGTTGCATGCGGCCTTGCGCATGGCGTTGAAGGGGTTCTCGTACGAGTGCGGACGCTTGCCGAGCAGATCCTCCTGCTCGCGTGCGTAGGCATACGGTGAGCGGAACGTGATCACGATGTCATTGCAGCCTGGGCGCAGCAGCTCTGCGACGGGGAGCCGATAGCTGCGGTGCTGGTTGACGGTGCGAGCAACGGTGACGCCGTTGAGCTCGACGTGGGCGACGGTGTCGAGACCCTCTGCGACGAGGTCGACGCGGGTGTCGCCCGTGTCGGACCAGTCGAAGCTCGTGCGGTACTCCCAATCGCTCTCGCCGATCCAGCGCAGCGATGCCTCGGCGTCGTCGACGAAAGGATCCGTGATGAGCCCGGCCGCGAGCAGATCGGTGTGCACCACTCCGGGGACTTCGGCCGGCACGGCATCCAGGCGGCTCGCCAGGTCATCCGGTGCCTCGCCCGTGACGAGACGGACAGTCCAGCCGGTGGCCAGGTCATGATGCATGGTGGTTCTCCTCGTCGGGAATATGGGCCGACTCTAGTGGACTTTATAAAGCAAGTGAAATTAGTCACTCATGCAGTGCGCTCACCGCCGTGTGCGATCGATACACTGAGCGTCGCCCCCCCGTCGGCAGGCGTGAAGGGAAGTGCATGATCAAGGCGTCCGATGCGGTCCGCGCACAACGTACGAACACGCGTGGACTCATCCTTGAAGCGATCCGCACACGCGGCCCGATCAGCCGAGGCGAGCTGGCCGAGGCGACGGGCCTCACTGCTGCGACGATGACCAATGTCGTCCGCCGGCTGCTCGAGGACGGCCTCGTCCTCGAGACCGGAAGGGGGGAATCGACGGGCGGCAAGCGCCGCGTGCTGCTGGAGGTCGACGCGGGCGCGCGCTTCGGCGTCGGGATCCAGCTGGGATTCGGCTCGACCGTGCTCGTGGTGTCGAACATGTGGGGAGCCGTGGTCGGCCGGTCGCGCATGGCCGGCATCGGCCGGGCGCATCCTGACGAGTACATCGAGCGCCTCGCCATAGGCCTTCTGGACCTCATCGACTCGCTGGGGCTGGACCGTGATCTCGTCGTTGGCGCGGGCGTCGCCGTGCCTGGTTCGTTCGACGGGTTCAGACAGTCGCCGGACACCCAGGAACTTCTCGAAGCGTGGGCATCCTTCCCCCTGCAGGACCGGCTCGTCGAGTACACCGCCGTGGACGCCGTCGCGGAGTGCGAGGCGATCGCGGCGGCGATCGGCGAGCGGTGGAGCGGGGCCGTAGCCGACTCGGAGGCTTTCGCCGTCATCCTCATGGAAGATGCGATCGGTGTGGGCGCCGTGCTGCAGGGTCGCACGCTGCGCGGTGCGCACGGTCACGCGGGCGACCTCGGTCACATGCTCATCGACCCCGCCGGTCCCTCCTGTACGTGCGGAGCCAGAGGGTGCCTTGTCGCGGTGGCAGGACCGGCTGCTTCACTGCGCCGCTACAGCTCCGCGGTCGGCCGGCAGGTTAGTGCCGCACGCCTCAACGCTGCGGCAGTGGCAGGCGATCCCGTCGCGGTGTCCGCGCTCGCGCCATCGGTGAATGCATTCGCAACCGCGGCCGCGAGCATGACCGACATGCTGGATCTGGAGCGGATCGTGTTGGCCGGTACCGGATTCGGCAGCGCGATGTCGCTGTTCATCACCGGCATCCAGACTGCTCTCGACGAGCGATCGCGCCGCCGGGGCAGGCCACCGGTGATCGTCCAGGCGTCCGTCAGCGTCCGCGACGCTCCGGCGCTCGGCGCCGCAGCACTTGTGCTGCACGAGGAGATGATCGGCGTGGGCATGCCGCCGGGCATCGTCGCGGCGCGCTGATAGACGCTGCTGCTGCCGGTAGGACGAGGGCGTGGACAGCGCGCGGCTGCGGATCGGTCACACGAGGGGAGCGGCGTCGCGTTGCGGCTTCGCTTTCGCCGCGCTTCTGGGCGTCCCGGCATGCTTGGCTCTCACGCTCATCCACTGCGCGCGCTCGTCACGCGGAAACTTCTCGATGGCGTAGCGCAGAGTCGTGCGCGGCATCGAGGCAGCGTGCCGGTCGAGGAATGCCACCAGGACTGGCGGGTCTACCTCGCCGATCGAGCGCAGCATCCAGCCCGTCGCTTTGCGTATGAGGTCGTGCGGATCGTCGACCAGGATCTCGGCGATCGCCACGGCGTCGTGGGCCTGGCCGGCCCGGATGAAGGCCCAGCAGCTCACCATGGCTGTTCGGCGTTCCCAGACATTCGCCGAGCGCGCCAGCCGGTACAGGATGTCTCGTGGCTTGTCCATCAGGTACCCTCCGACCACCCATCGGCAGGCGAGATCGACCAGGTCCCAGTTGTTGATCCGGTCATGGCGTCGGAGATACAGCTCGAAGAGCTCGGCACGCCGGGCCTCGACGGTCCGCGCCCGGGAGGCCTCCTGATGCATGATGCTCAGAGCCGTGGTCCTCACCTCGTGATAGGGACTCTCGAGCAGGCGCTCGAGCTCGGCCACCGGCAGCCCGAGGTTCTCCTTCGCGATCGCAGACACGGTGCTCAGATGCAGGCCGAGGAATCGATCGCCCTCGCCGTACTCACCCGGACCTGTCTTAAAGTACCTGGCCAGGCCCGCCGCTTCGACCGGCGACGCGTGCGCCCGTAGCGCCGCGACGATCTCATCTGCGTCGGTGTGGTGCGTGAGCCCCGCGAACCCGGCGACGCCCTCGCGACGGCGGGTCCACAGCGCCATATCGAGGCAGTCGAGCACAAGCGGGGTGGTCATGCTCGTGGCGGCGCGCCAGCCGAGGATGCGGCGGGAGTGCGCGTCGAACACGAACGCGACGTAGACCCATCCGGACCACGTCCAGACGTAGGTGAAATCGGCTACCCAGAGCTGGTAGGTGCGGAACCGCCAGAAGTGG contains:
- a CDS encoding DNA alkylation repair protein, which gives rise to MLTQHGVKIAPSTYYDARGCGPSPREVSDERWKPIILGTWEKQRKVFGARKLWLRLRRDGHDIARCTVERLMRELGIAGVVRGKRKRPVDTALRESRPADLVARHFWRFRTYQLWVADFTYVWTWSGWVYVAFVFDAHSRRILGWRAATSMTTPLVLDCLDMALWTRRREGVAGFAGLTHHTDADEIVAALRAHASPVEAAGLARYFKTGPGEYGEGDRFLGLHLSTVSAIAKENLGLPVAELERLLESPYHEVRTTALSIMHQEASRARTVEARRAELFELYLRRHDRINNWDLVDLACRWVVGGYLMDKPRDILYRLARSANVWERRTAMVSCWAFIRAGQAHDAVAIAEILVDDPHDLIRKATGWMLRSIGEVDPPVLVAFLDRHAASMPRTTLRYAIEKFPRDERAQWMSVRAKHAGTPRSAAKAKPQRDAAPLV